A window of the Dyadobacter pollutisoli genome harbors these coding sequences:
- a CDS encoding DPP IV N-terminal domain-containing protein, which produces MIRPTPFSEVPQLKTPRVTLGVFCLLLLVSFFNSKNAKAYATTADSIKVALTEGTNMALDLSPDKTTIAADIQGTIWSIPIAGGDAKALTDGMGDDRQPSWSPDGSKVAFQSFRDGYYHIWSVNKDGSGLKQITLGVFDEREPEWSPDGKSIVFSSDRAGNYDIWKMDLHTHALTQITKDPANDYCPSFSPDGSKITFISERTSAPGIYIWSSDGEKLAIKSAGKLAAPAFNPAGTHIFYNLSTGAFSSLQDLDIAAGTTTALTVTTGAGISDVFPFRTSWLNEEEYMYSADGKIKISTVGEKNEELVPFKAMVTVVTPKYARKAYDFNAGKPKSVKGIKGLNVSPDGKRYVFSALGDIWLLEKGNPIPKALTKDAYMDADPTWSPDGTQLAFLSDRSGAMNLWLHDIKTGKQTMLVKLDYDLNYPNWSPDGSKIAFYMGDSKNTWGRGTLQTVEVKTGKIEKIHESLFVPSQPSWSPDGQTIALSGLQVYSTRYREGINKFILVSLDKQPDRFVSPMPERSLGMRAKNGPAWSPDGKYIAYTQDGLLWTVPVDATGNIVGAPKVLTHELSEVPSWTADSKTIVFMATDTIKQITLADGKIETIPLNFKWDYKQPKEITVIHAGKVFDGKNEAYHTNVDIIVEGNRIREIVPHKAGRTGKLIDASDKTIIPGLFEMHTHQHAMTGEKLGRLWLSYGITSLRETGADPFDALERKESWDAGTLTGPREFFTGGLTDGSRIYYGLANSIYSTSQLDMELDRSVRLGYDMIKTYVRMPDILQQRITNFAHAHGLPVSSHEIFPAMRYGVDAVEHIGGTSRRGYSPKITAMNHSYQDVKELLLKSQMNITPTISLQGGYFAMASKDPDFYENKQFRAFYSTEFINEIKANVPMIEKMFPGYMSNFGQIQKTTKTLMASGARVTAGTDSPFVPYAMSLHTELQAWVDSGISPFETLRSATLWAAQAVGVSKDLGSLEKGKLADLVIVDGDPLVQIRDAWNVKSVMKNGIIFTIDDLLKRP; this is translated from the coding sequence ATGATCCGTCCTACACCATTCTCCGAAGTACCTCAACTGAAAACGCCCCGTGTTACCTTGGGCGTTTTTTGTTTGCTTTTATTAGTCTCTTTTTTCAATTCCAAAAATGCGAAAGCTTACGCAACGACGGCTGACTCCATTAAAGTGGCTTTAACGGAAGGCACGAATATGGCGCTCGATCTCTCGCCCGACAAAACAACCATTGCTGCTGACATCCAGGGCACTATTTGGAGCATTCCCATTGCTGGCGGCGACGCCAAAGCACTAACAGACGGTATGGGTGACGACCGCCAGCCCAGCTGGTCGCCGGATGGCAGCAAAGTTGCCTTTCAGTCATTCCGTGACGGTTACTATCATATCTGGTCGGTCAATAAAGACGGATCGGGCTTGAAGCAGATCACATTAGGCGTGTTCGATGAGCGCGAACCGGAATGGTCGCCGGACGGAAAATCCATTGTCTTCTCGTCCGACCGGGCAGGCAATTATGATATCTGGAAAATGGATTTACACACCCATGCATTGACCCAAATCACCAAAGATCCTGCCAACGATTACTGCCCCTCATTCTCACCCGATGGTTCAAAAATCACCTTCATATCAGAGCGTACGAGTGCGCCGGGTATTTACATTTGGAGCTCGGATGGCGAGAAACTGGCGATCAAAAGCGCAGGAAAACTGGCCGCTCCCGCATTCAATCCGGCAGGTACCCACATTTTTTATAACCTCTCCACCGGCGCATTCAGCAGTTTACAGGATCTTGATATCGCAGCCGGTACTACTACTGCATTGACCGTGACCACGGGCGCGGGCATCTCAGATGTGTTCCCCTTCCGAACCAGCTGGTTGAACGAAGAAGAATATATGTACAGCGCCGACGGCAAGATCAAGATCTCGACTGTTGGCGAAAAAAATGAAGAGCTGGTACCGTTCAAGGCAATGGTTACTGTGGTTACGCCGAAATATGCACGCAAAGCCTACGATTTCAATGCAGGAAAACCGAAATCTGTGAAGGGTATCAAAGGCTTAAATGTGTCGCCAGACGGAAAAAGGTACGTTTTCTCAGCATTGGGAGACATCTGGCTTTTGGAAAAAGGAAATCCAATTCCCAAAGCATTAACCAAAGACGCCTACATGGACGCCGACCCAACCTGGTCGCCCGACGGAACGCAGCTAGCCTTCCTAAGCGACCGCTCAGGCGCGATGAACCTTTGGCTGCACGACATCAAAACGGGTAAGCAAACCATGCTCGTTAAACTGGATTACGATTTGAATTATCCGAATTGGTCACCTGATGGAAGCAAAATTGCCTTTTATATGGGCGATTCCAAAAACACCTGGGGGCGCGGTACTTTGCAAACCGTAGAAGTAAAAACCGGGAAAATTGAGAAGATACACGAATCGCTTTTTGTACCCAGCCAGCCCAGCTGGTCGCCTGATGGCCAGACCATTGCATTGTCGGGATTACAAGTTTATTCGACGCGCTACCGGGAAGGTATCAACAAATTCATCCTCGTTTCGCTGGACAAGCAGCCCGACCGTTTCGTGTCGCCAATGCCCGAACGCTCCCTAGGTATGCGCGCCAAAAACGGCCCCGCCTGGTCACCCGACGGCAAATACATTGCGTACACGCAGGACGGTTTGCTCTGGACCGTTCCAGTGGACGCGACCGGCAACATTGTGGGCGCGCCGAAAGTGCTGACGCACGAGCTATCCGAAGTACCCAGCTGGACGGCCGATTCAAAAACGATCGTCTTTATGGCGACGGATACCATTAAGCAAATCACGCTGGCTGACGGGAAAATAGAAACCATTCCCCTGAATTTCAAATGGGACTACAAGCAACCCAAAGAGATCACGGTGATCCATGCGGGAAAGGTTTTTGACGGTAAAAATGAAGCCTACCATACCAATGTAGATATCATCGTGGAAGGTAACCGCATCCGCGAAATTGTACCGCACAAGGCCGGCAGGACAGGAAAACTCATTGACGCATCCGACAAAACGATTATCCCCGGACTGTTCGAAATGCATACCCACCAGCACGCTATGACGGGCGAAAAACTAGGCCGACTGTGGCTGTCTTACGGCATTACTTCTCTCCGCGAAACCGGCGCCGATCCATTCGATGCATTGGAACGGAAAGAATCGTGGGATGCCGGTACGCTCACAGGTCCGCGCGAGTTTTTCACCGGCGGACTTACCGATGGCAGCCGCATTTACTACGGGCTGGCCAATAGCATCTATTCTACCTCCCAGCTGGATATGGAGCTCGACAGGTCGGTGCGGCTGGGTTATGATATGATCAAAACCTATGTACGGATGCCTGATATTTTACAGCAGCGCATTACCAACTTCGCCCATGCACACGGTTTGCCGGTTTCGTCCCATGAAATATTCCCTGCTATGCGCTATGGTGTGGATGCGGTGGAGCATATCGGTGGCACGAGCCGACGCGGGTATTCTCCGAAAATTACCGCCATGAACCATAGCTACCAGGATGTGAAGGAGCTTTTGCTCAAATCTCAAATGAATATCACTCCCACGATTTCATTGCAGGGCGGCTACTTCGCGATGGCTTCCAAAGATCCCGATTTCTACGAAAACAAGCAGTTCAGAGCCTTTTATAGCACTGAATTCATCAATGAGATCAAAGCTAATGTCCCCATGATTGAAAAAATGTTTCCGGGCTATATGAGCAATTTTGGTCAAATCCAGAAGACTACGAAAACTTTAATGGCTTCCGGTGCGCGTGTCACTGCGGGTACCGACAGCCCTTTTGTTCCATACGCCATGAGCCTGCATACTGAGCTGCAAGCCTGGGTGGATAGCGGCATCAGTCCATTCGAAACATTACGATCGGCCACGCTTTGGGCCGCGCAGGCCGTGGGTGTGAGCAAAGATCTGGGATCATTGGAAAAAGGAAAGCTGGCCGATCTGGTGATTGTTGACGGCGACCCGTTGGTGCAGATCCGGGATGCCTGGAATGTAAAATCGGTCATGAAAAATGGCATCATTTTCACGATCGATGATTTACTGAAACGGCCGTAA
- a CDS encoding amidohydrolase family protein, with product MTFFQNHKISLLFLASFGLAALNVQAGAIIGNADSVKVTLTEGTNLAIALSPDKKTIAMDLQGTIFTVPVNGGVAKAITDEFGDCRQPVWSVDGSKITFQAFWDGNFHIYSVDKKGGTPVQLTFGTFDDREPSWSPDGKKLLFSSDRSGNYDIWQLETENGKLTQLTKDPGNDYFPAFSPDGTRISYVSERTSAPGIYIKEVADDETAGDEKLFLTTTGKLGAPMWHPSQPKIIFNNFIDGKTVLDMAMLGGGEWVTLSEPGEDVFPFKAFWLSDTEYLYTTDGKIIRKKLGEKQGSAVPFQVQMTLGRTPYKTKTYDFNAKTDQAVKGIRGPVVSPDGKNIAFTALGDMYILKKGSEIPTPISNDDFIEIDPSWSADSKQLAYLSDRKGNMDLYTRDMVSGKETLLLDAPEPITMPSWSADGKQIAYYQKDASVFGRYALKTIDIASGKSNTLYEPIFDGSQPSWSPDGKYVVVSSLVPYSTRYREGVSKFLIISTADKSYRYITPANERTLSTRGKNGPYWSPDGSKFAFSMDGVLWTVAVSEKGDLLAAPRRLTNELAENPSWTGDSKSIVFMATDVLKKVSVLSGATETIPLKLSYKIKQPTAQYVIHAGKLFNGKTDGYQTNVDVIIEGNRIVKIEPHKAGRAGKLIDASSKTVIPGLIEMHTHQSAAAGEPLGRLWLGYGITTIREPGGDPYDVIERKESWASGRRLGPRNFYTGGILDGSRIYYGMNVGNVAGAQLELELEKAKRLGFDMIKTYVRMPDIMQQRVTNFAHSIGIPVSSHEIYPAMRYGVDAVEHMGATSRRGYSPKLTSMNNSYQDVTELLIKSGMNITPTASLQGGMPMLVNKDPEFFNHKQFAAFYTPVVVEQMKAQTALRAKNNPAFLTSFSNIQKTVKTMVERGGHVTPGTDSPIIHPGISYHAELQSWVDGGITPYQTLRSATLYAAEALGVSKDLGTLENGKLADIVIVDGDPLKNIKDVLNVETVIRNGEVFAIEDILKKKN from the coding sequence ATGACTTTTTTTCAAAACCACAAAATATCGCTCCTGTTCCTGGCAAGTTTTGGCTTGGCTGCATTGAATGTGCAGGCCGGTGCGATCATTGGTAATGCCGACTCTGTGAAAGTAACCCTCACAGAAGGTACCAACCTGGCCATTGCACTCTCACCGGACAAGAAAACCATTGCGATGGATTTGCAGGGCACTATTTTCACTGTTCCTGTAAATGGTGGGGTGGCCAAAGCAATCACTGATGAGTTCGGCGATTGCCGCCAGCCGGTATGGTCTGTGGACGGTTCAAAAATCACTTTTCAGGCGTTCTGGGACGGTAACTTTCATATTTATTCGGTGGATAAAAAAGGCGGTACGCCGGTACAGCTGACATTCGGCACATTCGATGACCGCGAGCCTTCCTGGTCGCCCGATGGCAAAAAACTACTTTTTTCCTCTGATCGCAGCGGTAACTACGACATTTGGCAGCTCGAAACTGAAAATGGCAAACTGACACAACTGACCAAGGACCCGGGCAATGATTATTTCCCTGCATTCTCCCCGGACGGTACCAGGATCAGTTACGTTTCGGAACGCACGTCGGCCCCAGGGATTTACATCAAAGAAGTTGCAGATGATGAAACCGCTGGCGATGAAAAGCTTTTCCTGACCACTACCGGAAAACTCGGCGCGCCCATGTGGCATCCCAGCCAGCCGAAGATCATTTTCAACAATTTTATCGATGGTAAAACCGTGCTGGACATGGCAATGCTGGGCGGCGGCGAATGGGTAACCCTGTCCGAACCTGGGGAAGATGTGTTTCCATTTAAAGCATTCTGGCTGTCCGATACCGAATACTTGTACACGACCGACGGTAAGATCATCAGGAAAAAGCTGGGTGAAAAACAAGGCTCTGCTGTTCCATTTCAGGTTCAAATGACTTTGGGACGAACACCTTACAAGACCAAAACCTACGATTTCAATGCAAAAACTGACCAGGCCGTCAAAGGTATCCGAGGGCCAGTGGTTTCGCCCGACGGTAAAAACATTGCATTTACGGCCCTGGGCGATATGTACATTTTGAAGAAAGGAAGCGAGATACCCACCCCAATTTCCAATGATGATTTTATAGAAATTGACCCTTCCTGGTCTGCCGACAGCAAGCAGCTCGCCTACCTCAGCGATCGAAAAGGTAACATGGACCTGTATACCCGGGATATGGTTTCGGGGAAAGAAACATTGCTCCTCGACGCGCCAGAGCCCATTACGATGCCGTCCTGGTCTGCCGACGGCAAGCAAATCGCTTATTACCAAAAAGACGCCTCGGTTTTCGGACGTTATGCATTGAAAACAATCGACATTGCTTCCGGCAAATCGAACACCTTATATGAACCCATTTTCGACGGTTCGCAACCCAGTTGGTCACCAGACGGCAAGTATGTGGTAGTGTCCTCACTGGTGCCCTACTCCACCCGGTACCGTGAAGGCGTCAGCAAGTTCTTAATTATTTCAACGGCCGACAAAAGCTATCGTTACATCACTCCTGCTAACGAACGGACGCTTTCGACCCGCGGCAAAAATGGCCCGTACTGGTCGCCGGATGGTAGCAAGTTCGCATTCTCGATGGACGGCGTGCTCTGGACGGTGGCGGTAAGCGAAAAAGGCGACCTGCTTGCAGCACCCCGCCGCCTTACCAATGAGCTGGCCGAAAATCCCAGCTGGACGGGCGATTCCAAAAGCATTGTATTCATGGCGACTGATGTTTTAAAAAAAGTATCGGTGCTCAGCGGCGCTACCGAAACCATTCCATTGAAACTCAGCTATAAAATAAAGCAGCCGACCGCGCAATATGTCATTCACGCAGGCAAGCTTTTCAATGGTAAAACAGATGGTTATCAGACTAATGTGGACGTGATCATTGAAGGGAACAGGATCGTAAAAATCGAGCCCCACAAAGCGGGCAGGGCCGGAAAACTGATCGATGCATCTTCCAAAACCGTCATTCCGGGACTTATTGAAATGCATACACACCAGTCTGCCGCTGCTGGTGAGCCGCTTGGCCGGCTGTGGCTGGGCTATGGCATCACTACCATTCGCGAACCGGGCGGCGATCCTTATGACGTCATCGAGCGGAAGGAGTCGTGGGCGAGCGGACGCAGATTGGGGCCGCGTAACTTTTACACCGGTGGTATCCTGGACGGCAGCCGTATTTACTATGGTATGAATGTCGGAAATGTGGCCGGTGCCCAACTTGAACTGGAACTGGAAAAAGCCAAGCGGCTGGGATTTGACATGATCAAAACCTACGTACGCATGCCCGATATCATGCAGCAGCGCGTTACCAATTTCGCGCACTCCATCGGCATCCCGGTGTCCTCCCACGAGATTTATCCTGCGATGCGTTACGGCGTGGATGCGGTGGAGCATATGGGCGCCACGAGCCGCAGAGGCTATTCCCCCAAATTGACCTCCATGAACAATTCGTATCAGGATGTGACCGAACTGCTCATAAAATCGGGGATGAACATTACACCAACTGCCTCATTGCAAGGCGGAATGCCTATGCTCGTTAACAAAGACCCGGAGTTTTTTAACCACAAACAATTCGCAGCATTTTACACGCCCGTTGTCGTAGAGCAAATGAAGGCGCAAACGGCATTGCGGGCCAAGAACAATCCTGCTTTTTTAACGTCATTTTCAAATATCCAGAAAACGGTCAAAACCATGGTAGAACGCGGAGGGCACGTCACGCCCGGCACTGATTCCCCGATAATTCATCCGGGGATCAGCTACCATGCTGAGCTGCAAAGCTGGGTCGACGGTGGTATTACGCCATACCAAACCCTGCGATCGGCCACATTATATGCCGCAGAAGCATTGGGTGTGAGCAAAGACCTGGGCACATTGGAAAACGGAAAACTGGCTGATATCGTGATCGTTGACGGCGACCCGTTAAAGAATATCAAAGACGTTCTCAATGTAGAAACCGTCATCCGAAACGGTGAAGTATTCGCGATTGAAGACATTTTGAAGAAGAAAAATTAA
- a CDS encoding SusD/RagB family nutrient-binding outer membrane lipoprotein: MKTKRRTFTRLVSLIVVAGLVSCESLVDNMNTDLNNPTDASASLILTGAELGNVSVQEGHLARVAAMWSGYFTGTDRQYKDIYSYNVTGASFNDVWQFVYQGVAEQTKLVISKSEATNNRLVQGIAKILRANALGTAAACWGDIPFSEASDITKFPNPAFEPQATVYGKLQALLDEAIADLESGIGTSPGVADIFFQGDAGKWKEAAYTLKSRFYMETKEYDLAYAAAGKGITSAARSWVVTHGTTLNVNENLMYAFIARSRVGDVNSSLALAPKLLNPASPTYRGNAKTNETARYNYHFITVSATGTAIPVSPNTNSTAVSRGLFGQSTSYPLVTYSENMLTLAEAGLRSEGVTAGLEKLNAYRAYLNTGGDLDPTYKTGTYAYLYEPYTAADIAPGGMLNKDGEAPEQALLREILMERYITFNGQILGFNDLRRTRKEAVAVQLPPSAGSVLPERMIYSEAEVNSNTSAPKPVPGVFVKTPVNL; this comes from the coding sequence ATGAAAACGAAAAGAAGGACATTCACAAGACTGGTAAGCCTGATCGTAGTCGCCGGACTCGTATCCTGCGAATCACTGGTCGACAATATGAATACCGACCTCAATAACCCGACGGATGCCTCCGCGTCACTCATTCTGACCGGCGCCGAACTGGGAAATGTGTCCGTCCAGGAAGGCCACCTGGCCCGGGTTGCGGCCATGTGGTCGGGATACTTTACCGGTACCGACAGACAGTACAAGGACATTTACAGCTACAATGTGACTGGCGCATCTTTCAATGACGTGTGGCAGTTTGTGTACCAGGGCGTAGCTGAGCAAACCAAGCTGGTGATCAGCAAATCGGAAGCGACCAATAACCGTCTGGTTCAGGGAATTGCGAAAATATTGCGCGCCAATGCACTGGGTACCGCCGCAGCTTGTTGGGGAGACATTCCGTTTTCGGAAGCATCCGACATTACCAAGTTCCCAAACCCCGCTTTTGAACCACAAGCGACCGTTTACGGCAAATTACAAGCCCTGCTCGACGAAGCAATCGCTGATCTTGAATCAGGGATTGGTACTTCCCCCGGCGTGGCCGACATATTCTTTCAGGGCGACGCCGGCAAATGGAAAGAGGCAGCCTACACGCTAAAATCGAGGTTTTACATGGAAACCAAAGAGTACGACCTTGCCTATGCTGCTGCCGGAAAAGGCATTACCTCCGCGGCCAGATCGTGGGTAGTGACCCATGGTACTACCCTCAATGTGAACGAAAACCTGATGTATGCATTCATCGCAAGAAGTCGTGTGGGTGATGTCAACTCATCGCTTGCGCTGGCTCCAAAACTGCTGAACCCGGCTAGCCCCACCTATCGTGGCAATGCAAAAACCAATGAAACGGCGCGCTACAACTATCATTTCATTACGGTAAGCGCGACTGGTACCGCCATTCCGGTATCGCCAAATACCAACAGTACAGCCGTTTCGCGCGGCCTTTTCGGCCAATCGACCTCCTATCCGCTGGTTACCTATTCCGAAAACATGCTGACGCTGGCGGAAGCAGGTTTGCGCAGCGAAGGTGTCACTGCCGGGCTCGAAAAACTGAATGCGTACCGTGCCTATCTCAACACCGGCGGGGATCTCGATCCAACTTACAAAACGGGCACTTACGCCTATCTCTACGAACCCTACACCGCCGCCGACATTGCACCGGGCGGAATGCTCAACAAAGATGGTGAAGCTCCTGAACAAGCTTTACTACGGGAAATTTTGATGGAAAGATATATCACATTCAATGGACAAATACTGGGTTTCAATGATTTGAGACGTACCCGCAAAGAAGCAGTGGCGGTACAGTTACCTCCGAGCGCAGGCAGCGTGCTGCCCGAGCGCATGATTTACAGTGAAGCAGAAGTCAATTCCAATACCAGTGCACCCAAGCCGGTTCCGGGAGTATTTGTAAAAACGCCCGTAAACCTGTAA
- a CDS encoding SusC/RagA family TonB-linked outer membrane protein, producing MKNISRIFLYTLPWLTGILAPVQGQMVSYLIRDRQTHESQKPQYIQLKDGLKELEGKYNVSIAYQTGLVEDIVINTKLMTAGGRDATIESMLDIVLRDSKIQYRKSREGFYVLFKDDSTSGKNQAKNTGGPSVSMLKVDSSSEYDTKAFGITGKVTDKANGNGIPGVNILLKGANIGTVSDVDGAYKIDVPTTEGILVFSYIGYVTQEVPIANKSVLDVVLGENVQALSEVVVTALGFKEAADRLGSTSSKVAGEALAKSGETSVINALAGKAAGVQISRAAGDPGAAAFIQIRGQNTLTGNTQPLIVVDGIPISNTTEGGTSGGVVPQSRLNDINPNDIASMQILKGASAAALWGSRAANGVILITTKRGADSNKMNIAFSSTYSVDQINRFHPFQGKFGQGSAGLYNPNGANAWGDKIESRAGGADEVNTAGAFFEAQDGTKYYPIIKKNSKEVYNDSNYDQVFRNGYFIDNALSLSGGDQKTTYFFSVGDIRQKGVQRGNSTYNRTTIRLNVERKFNEIVRMSATAAYTKSFSDRIQRGNNLSGATVGLLRNPADFDISDYKGSYYTSPTASPILNRQRGYRSYLGAVINPANNNSLWALYEQQNTTDVDRFMNSAELGIKPASWLDIIARAGLDTYSDEQINYFPVNDITGAGTGQYKEQVTKETQVNADLLARATKDFGPNFASTYVVGVNLNNRKYNNMGVTINNFLVADAPANFANATALNRTPVNLKTEVRTVRAYATASFSAYDALFLNLSGAAESASSFGALSDKTFYYPSADLAWIFTKLKFMESAPGINFAKLRASYGVVGVQPLPYRSNTIFSSTTFSANPWGDNLVGSQFGNGAYSQGSSMGDQYLKPERKAEYEIGLDMRLIQNRLKLGLTYYNNKVKDVLVPVTLAPSTGFATKYTNAAELQNKGFEMDLSYEVIKKRKLQLGGTRQFHTQPKQSP from the coding sequence ATGAAAAACATTTCCAGGATTTTCTTGTACACGCTTCCCTGGCTCACTGGCATTTTAGCCCCGGTGCAAGGTCAAATGGTATCCTATCTGATCCGCGACCGGCAAACCCACGAGTCACAGAAACCCCAGTACATTCAGCTCAAAGACGGATTGAAAGAACTTGAGGGCAAGTACAATGTATCTATCGCCTACCAAACGGGCCTTGTTGAGGACATCGTGATCAATACAAAACTAATGACAGCCGGAGGCAGGGATGCGACGATCGAAAGCATGCTTGATATTGTGTTAAGGGATTCGAAAATCCAGTACAGGAAGTCGCGGGAAGGCTTTTATGTTTTGTTCAAAGACGATAGTACGTCGGGCAAAAATCAGGCGAAAAATACGGGCGGTCCCTCCGTCTCCATGCTCAAAGTAGATTCCAGCTCTGAGTACGATACCAAGGCATTTGGGATCACTGGAAAAGTGACCGATAAAGCCAACGGAAACGGTATTCCGGGCGTCAACATTCTTTTAAAAGGCGCCAATATCGGGACAGTAAGCGATGTGGACGGGGCTTACAAAATCGATGTCCCCACGACCGAGGGGATACTGGTGTTTTCATACATTGGCTACGTCACGCAGGAGGTTCCGATCGCCAATAAATCGGTGCTGGATGTAGTGCTGGGTGAAAATGTGCAGGCGTTGTCCGAAGTCGTGGTAACCGCGCTCGGCTTTAAAGAAGCAGCTGATCGGCTGGGGTCAACAAGCAGTAAAGTCGCGGGTGAAGCGCTTGCCAAATCGGGAGAAACGAGTGTGATCAACGCCCTGGCCGGCAAAGCTGCCGGTGTGCAGATTTCCAGAGCAGCCGGTGATCCCGGTGCAGCGGCATTTATCCAAATCCGGGGCCAGAACACACTGACCGGAAATACACAACCGCTCATCGTCGTGGACGGAATCCCGATCAGCAACACCACCGAAGGCGGCACTTCGGGCGGCGTGGTACCTCAGTCACGTTTGAACGACATTAATCCCAATGACATTGCTTCCATGCAAATACTGAAGGGAGCATCCGCGGCGGCACTATGGGGCTCACGCGCCGCCAATGGTGTGATACTGATCACCACCAAAAGAGGCGCCGACAGCAACAAAATGAATATCGCATTCAGCTCCACGTATTCCGTTGATCAGATCAACCGCTTTCATCCGTTTCAGGGCAAGTTCGGGCAGGGTTCCGCCGGGCTGTACAATCCCAATGGGGCCAATGCCTGGGGTGACAAAATTGAATCAAGGGCTGGTGGCGCCGACGAGGTAAATACAGCCGGAGCTTTTTTCGAAGCACAGGACGGCACCAAATACTATCCGATCATTAAAAAGAATTCGAAGGAGGTTTACAACGACTCCAACTACGACCAGGTTTTTCGCAATGGTTACTTTATCGACAATGCTTTGAGCCTGAGTGGCGGCGATCAGAAAACGACCTATTTTTTCAGCGTTGGAGATATTCGTCAGAAAGGTGTGCAGCGTGGCAACAGTACTTACAACCGTACAACAATACGCCTGAATGTTGAACGTAAATTCAACGAAATCGTAAGAATGTCGGCTACGGCTGCCTATACCAAAAGCTTTTCGGACAGGATCCAGCGGGGTAATAACCTCTCGGGAGCCACAGTAGGTTTGCTTCGCAACCCAGCGGATTTTGACATTTCGGATTACAAAGGAAGTTACTATACCAGCCCCACCGCTTCTCCGATCCTGAACAGACAAAGAGGTTACCGCAGCTACCTCGGGGCAGTGATCAACCCGGCGAACAACAACTCCCTCTGGGCTCTTTACGAACAACAAAACACGACTGACGTTGACCGTTTCATGAACAGCGCCGAGTTGGGGATCAAACCAGCGTCGTGGCTCGATATTATCGCACGCGCCGGACTGGATACCTATTCCGATGAGCAGATCAATTATTTCCCGGTTAATGACATTACCGGCGCAGGAACCGGCCAATACAAAGAGCAGGTTACCAAAGAAACGCAGGTGAATGCCGATCTGCTGGCACGTGCTACCAAAGATTTCGGCCCCAATTTCGCTTCAACATACGTGGTGGGTGTCAACCTCAATAACCGAAAATACAACAACATGGGTGTCACGATCAACAACTTCCTCGTTGCCGACGCCCCCGCCAACTTTGCCAACGCCACTGCATTGAACCGCACGCCTGTCAACCTGAAAACGGAGGTCCGTACCGTTCGTGCCTATGCTACGGCCAGCTTTTCGGCATACGACGCATTGTTCCTGAACCTTTCCGGAGCCGCTGAATCCGCGTCTTCGTTTGGTGCACTGTCGGACAAAACATTCTACTATCCATCTGCCGACTTGGCCTGGATTTTTACTAAACTCAAATTCATGGAAAGTGCGCCGGGCATCAATTTTGCCAAATTGCGTGCCTCCTATGGCGTCGTGGGTGTACAGCCTCTGCCTTACCGCTCCAATACGATTTTTTCTTCCACTACTTTCAGTGCCAATCCGTGGGGCGACAACCTCGTAGGTTCGCAGTTTGGCAACGGGGCATACAGCCAGGGAAGCTCTATGGGCGACCAGTACCTGAAACCAGAACGAAAAGCAGAGTATGAGATTGGTCTTGATATGCGGTTGATCCAAAACCGTTTGAAACTGGGACTGACGTATTATAACAACAAAGTGAAAGATGTGCTGGTACCGGTGACACTTGCGCCCAGCACCGGTTTTGCAACCAAGTATACCAATGCAGCCGAACTTCAAAACAAAGGTTTTGAAATGGATCTGAGCTACGAAGTGATCAAAAAAAGGAAGCTTCAACTGGGCGGTACGCGGCAATTTCACACGCAACCGAAGCAAAGTCCTTGA